The Stigmatella aurantiaca DW4/3-1 genome contains the following window.
TCGCTCGTTTTCCGCCGGAGTGCCCTCGCCAAGCTCCAAGTACACGCGGCCCCCGGCGTACATGAGGATGTCGGGGAGAAACTCAATGTGCACATTCCAGCGCTCTCCCTCCGGGGTTGCCATCTCGACGTCGGCGTAGAGACGATGGAGCGCGGCTCTCAACGTGCGCTGGCGCGTGTCCCTCGGGAAGCGCACCTCGATGTACGGCTGGGGAATCCCATAGCGCGCGGTGCGCTCTCCCACCATCATTGACTGCTGGCTCGTTGCGGCCACCGTTGTCCTCGCATTTCGTTGGAGGGGGCGTTGCGAATGACATACACGCTCTTGTGGGGGCGTGATGCAAGTTGAGTTCGCGGGGCGGGGCCGACGCCTGGGCTCCCGTTGCTCCTGCCGCACGGCCCCGAGGCGGGCCGTGGGGGCGTCTGTCTCAGGGGGACTTCGCGGCGGACGGGCGGGAGGTGGCGCGCTGACCGTCCTCGGCCACCAGTCGCTCCCGGAAGAGAGCGACGAGCGTTTCGTCCGGTTGGCAGTCGAGGCTATTGGCAATTTGCCTGTCCATGCGGACCACGGCGGTCAAGTAGCCGGCGCGTGCGTCAACGCTCAGGGCCGTGTTGCATGCAACCTGTCGGTACAGGAAGAAGAGGTCATCAATGTCTTCGACGGTATACGGCACCTGGACTCCTGGTGCTGTGGTTGTTGGTGTGGCGGGCACTCGAGCGGTGCTGCGGCGCGGGTTCCCCCCGCCCCTGCTGCTCAGCTCGGCAGCAGGGCGTTGAGGAGCATCATCCCGCGCATGGCCTCGGCATGGTCCCCCTCGGCCAGCTCCAGGTAGATGCGGCCGTGGTTCGGCTCCGAGAGGCGCTCGCTCTGCACAACCCACCGCTCGCTGGTGGGAGTGTTCAGCTCCAGGTTGGCAGCGAAGGTGTGGAGCAACGCGCTCATCTGTCGGTGGTTGGCGCCGGGCGAAAGGACAATGTCCAGTTGAGGTTGGTCCGTGCCGTTCCGGCCCTTGCCGAGGTCCAAGGTCAATTTGGTGTTGCTGAAGTCAACCACCTTGAACGGGACAATGTAGAAGGGGATGCCCGTGGCGCTCATAGTCGATGTTCCTGTGGGTTGGCGCGGTGCTTTGTTGCCCGTCGCGAAAGGCATACACGCTCTGGTTGGCGGGCTTATCAAGTCCTCGCTGGTGCTTTGGTGGATATGTGCTGTCCGGGGGGCGGCTAGGGCTCCTCCTTGGGGGGCGAGGCAGGCTTCGTGTCCTCCCGCTCGGCTCGAATCTTCATGAGCTTGTCGATGATTTCAGCCTTCTTGGTTTCCCCCAGGTAGGGGAAGCTGTTTCCGGTGTCGATCACATAGCGGCGCAGCTTCTTGACGGTCATCGCTTCCAACTCTTCGCGTGTCTTCAAGTTGTTCCCGTGGGGACTGCAAGGAGGAGGGCTGCGTTGCGATGGCGCGCGGAGGTGCCGTGGGGGAAGGCGACTTCGACTTCGGGCTGCAGCTCGGCGCCGCCTTCGGGGAGGGCCAACTTCACTTCCACACGGGCGCCCGCGAGCGCCTTGCGGAGTGCCTCCGCTGCGAGGGCGTCGGTGCTCTGTTGCTTCGACGCCATGCCTTACTCCTCAGCGGCATCGGCAGCGAAGTGCGCGGCGGCTTCGGTGGCGCCCATGGCCATCAGCTCGCGATGCACCGCCCGGCGGAAGAAGCGAGCCCGGCTCGGGAGTCCCGCTTCGCGCCAGGCCTTGTCCAGGGCCGCGAGAGCCTCCGCGTCGTACGTGAGGGGGATGACGCGCTTGCCGTCTTCACGCACCTTGACCTCGCGCTCCGGGCGGGGGCCCACCGGCACGCGTCCGGCCTCCGCCTCCCGAATCTTCCACTTGAGGTAGGAGGTGTCGCTGCTACCCGTCGGGCGCCCCACGACTTCGCTGTACTTCGCCTGCAACTCCGCCAGCGACATGTTGGCGAAGCGCCCGCGCCGAGGGGCAGGCTGCGTGCCTGCGGCTGGCGCGGCGGCCGGTGCGCTGGGGGTGGCGGCCGGTGCGGCCGGCGCGCTGGGGGCGGCGGCCGTCGCCCGGCGGGAGGGGCCGCGCCGCTTCTTGGCTGCGAGGGCTTCCTCGATGCGGCGGATGAGGTGCGTCTTGTTCGTGCTACGCGTCTCCTCACCCACCACTTCGAGGTACCGGGCGCGCAGCTCCGTCACGCTCATGGACTCCAGCTTCTTCGTCTTCGGTGCGGCGTTGCGAGGCATGGTGGTTGTTCCTTTCCGGGCCGTGGGTACACGTCTGCCATTCAGGTGGGCGGCCCGGAGGCCCTCCTGCGCGGCTGCCCCGCTGAACGGGGCGTGGGTGGTGAGGGGAGGCGCTACTTGCTGCGGGGGCTGCTGGCGGCGCTCAGGCCGGCTTGGTAGGCCGCGTTGAGGGCCTCCTTCAGCCGCCACACCGACACTTCGTGAAAGTCGAGACTGTCGCTGTTGCGTGTCTTTAGGGTTTCAATGCTCATCGTCTCGCGCGCAATGCGCTCGAGGGTTTCTTCGAGGGCCCTGTCGGGCTTCGCGGTGCTGGTAGGGTGTGGCTTTCGGGGTGCCATTGTTTCGTCTTTCCGTGCGCCGTGGGCGGCGCGCGTGACACATACGCGCTCTGTTTCGCGCGTATGGCAAGTCATTCTCCGCGAGGCTTTTGCAGGTGCGCGAAGCACTCCAAGTCGATGGCGCGCGGGTCGACATGCACGAAGGAGGTGGTGCCGCCCAGGCGAATGGAGGCAGCGTCGATGCGGTCCTCGGCCGTGACGCCCCCGAGGCGCGCCAGCTTCTCCTCGGTGTCCGCGTAGTAGTTATCCGCGTCCGGGTCGGCGTCAGCGCGGAGGCCGCCGTGCAACACGGCGAAGATGCGGACTTTCTTCCCCTTGAGTCCGGGGATTTCATTGCCGATGTAGGTGGTGTCGATGCCGATAACCATGCGTGTCTCCCTGGCGCGCAGTGGGCAGCGCGTGAAGACATACACGCTCTATCTTGGGGGCATAGCAATTCGAGGAGCGAGGGATTCGAAGCGCCCGGGGGCGGGCGCATCGGGGCTCTGTTTTGCTGGCAGTGTATGCCTATTGACTGGACTCTTCCGGCGCGTGGGGCTGCTCGTCGGGAGGCACCGCGATGCGGAGGCCCTGGGGGAACCATCGCTCGCGCGTCTCTTGCGACAGAGGCCGCACCACCACGTTGCTGGCACTGCCCCCCTTGGGCTTGATGCCCCTGTGCAGGCGCTCGCGCTGGACGAGTTCCGCGTGGACGTGGCCGACGAGGAGTCGGTGCAGGTGCCCGAAGCTCCCAGGCGCCGGATGCTCCGGCTCGCCCACTGCCGCGCGGATGAGGACCTCGGTGGAGCGGCAGGTGGGGCAGGGCGGAAGTTGGACGAGACTGTCGTCCACGTCCTCCCGGCGGGCGACGCCCACCTCCAGGGAGTCGATGGAGAGGCGGTTGCCGCTAC
Protein-coding sequences here:
- a CDS encoding DUF6900 domain-containing protein; translated protein: MSIETLKTRNSDSLDFHEVSVWRLKEALNAAYQAGLSAASSPRSK
- a CDS encoding DUF2924 domain-containing protein, whose translation is MPRNAAPKTKKLESMSVTELRARYLEVVGEETRSTNKTHLIRRIEEALAAKKRRGPSRRATAAAPSAPAAPAATPSAPAAAPAAGTQPAPRRGRFANMSLAELQAKYSEVVGRPTGSSDTSYLKWKIREAEAGRVPVGPRPEREVKVREDGKRVIPLTYDAEALAALDKAWREAGLPSRARFFRRAVHRELMAMGATEAAAHFAADAAEE